One Trichoderma asperellum chromosome 5, complete sequence genomic region harbors:
- the SET1 gene encoding histone methyltransferase set1 (BUSCO:EOG092D383R) — MTRPPPGVSFAQFFPNAPKFKTEVQGRADRERSKRGVQAVDTAQESAVVTDADTNDLARPCQNISSSSDTTQPHADDNGSSPGDMPSTVGSASSHASSSSSLFSASALPVATATSSVPSMNATPFTSTDSPSSIHALAKSNMSTPSVVERALDHTMPAGQRLQQDGIPSIERPLARDPLLSVKGIKCTYDPLLDRLRKKNVNKNAKPVYKEFGLEDDAPPADPRLAKAGDRLAYINTDYYLPKARLRHAPENLKPYPYDPKTSIGPGPPTQVLVTRYNPLVSFNKVIAIFAAFGEIAESSNKMHPDTGSYLGFATIRYRDSKRPDRPRVSAIDAARRAVRTRGIKVDADVVKVEYDPEGRKSRRMLEEVLKREREKLANESARSKPPPTGPKSATAPGFVRPPPTAPKGPASQRAPPPVTVPQSTQPAQVTAPAAAQARPHGIVESQIISSQLANDPYIFVGSESVPTLPSIIPHMKKRLKNYGFEDIRLDKTGFYIVFRNSYTGRSEAERCFRAVNHTEFFNYNMAMQLCLPRSAYIDSAPRSSPSPERAPRRDHRAEKAEQERRRREEEADLEEEKRQRAKNFDPVIAAMEVVRREMTEHLIRHIRTQIAAPALADFLDPAKHVAKRRKLNIDPMETEEDAFDSGSVSPKLGTPNSRADPIERRTGRLEPKALPRIRKSKTKGLAHRSTFVDPFARKRASAARAAFRSLHHRLKSLDSDFESDDDTDARVLAARDTSHLESRPRSRMSTDDEASKDDFASWGPAEDDSMTEASLAIDSAHIKKRKLEVSIEAAFKRQKKSDEELFGVKIDQIDAEFKVVEDSDDTGLELEAAGEREDSAALVEAPSEKLSKTKSAKSKRKSMKQLLQERETSKKQLEAESQLSDADEAADEVKPTIEDVPEADIVIEKYDEKLFATKPMTAAAALPDGFRPDIASLTSLSLGPKDVPDLSRLLKRFQTEEIGNPELWLWKRNRVRELNTADSVQRGPVRIEGYYVPNASGCARTEGANKILNSEKSKYLPHHIKVQKAREEREANSKKTGRDATAAANEAARLAAEKLISKGNSRANRATNRRYVADLNDQKKTLGQDSDVFKFNQLKKRKKPVKFARSAIHNWGLYAMENINKDDMIIEYVGEEVRQQIAEIRENRYLKSGIGSSYLFRIDDNTVIDATKKGGIARFINHSCMPNCTAKIIKVEGSKRIVIYALRDIAMNEELTYDYKFEREIGSLDRIPCLCGTAACKGFLN; from the exons ATGACTCGTCCGCCACCAGGCGTGAGCTTCGCGCAATTCTTCCCCAACGCCCCGAAGTTTAAGACAGAAGTCCAAGGACGTGCCGACCGAGAGCGGTCGAAGCGGGGCGTTCAGGCAGTTGATACAGCGCAAGAATCAGCCGTCGTGACAGATGCCGATACGAATGATCTCGCTCGACCTTGCCAAAATATTTCCTCCTCATCAGATACCACGCAGCCACATGCCGATGATAACGGCTCGTCGCCTGGGGATATGCCTAGTACCGTAGGCTCAGCAAGTTCCCATGCTAGCTCGTCCTCTTCACTATTCAGCGCTTCCGCGTTACCAGTTGCGACAGCCACGTCTTCCGTGCCATCTATGAATGCGACTCCCTTCACTTCCACAGATTCGCCTTCCTCTATCCACGCGCTTGCGAAATCAAACATGTCTACGCCCTCAGTCGTCGAACGGGCCTTGGACCATACCATGCCCGCTGGCCAACGCCTGCAGCAGGACGGCATCCCTTCAATTGAACGTCCCCTAGCTCGAGATCCGTTGCTTTCGGTTAAGGGCATCAAATGCACCTATGACCCGCTCCTCGATCGACTTCGCAAGAAAAATGTGAACAAGAACGCGAAACCAGTTTACAAGGAGTTTGGCTTG GAAGATGACGCCCCCCCTGCGGATCCTCGCCTAGCAAAGGCAGGAGATAGGTTAGCATACATCAACACAGACTATTATTTGCCCAAAGCACGCCTACGGCATGCTCCAGAGAACCTCAAGCCGTACCCTTATGACCCAAAAACATCCATTGGCCCCGGCCCTCCCACACAAGTCCTTGTTACCAGATACAACCCTTTGGTGTCTTTCAACAAAGTGATAGCCAtctttgctgcctttggAGAAATTGCCGAGAGCAGCAACAAAATGCACCCAGATACAGGCAGTTATCTTGGTTTTGCGACCATCCGATACCGCGATTCCAAGCGCCCAGACCGTCCAAGGGTATCTGCTATTGATGCTGCGCGACGCGCCGTTCGTACTCGAGGAATCAAAGTCGACGCCGATGTTGTCAAGGTTGAATACGACCCCGAAGGCCGGAAGAGTCGGCGCATGCTGGAAGAAGTcttaaaaagagagagagagaagctggcTAATGAGTCGGCTCGGTCAAAGCCTCCTCCAACTGGGCCAAAATCAGCGACCGCCCCCGGCTTTGTGCGGCCACCGCCGACGGCACCCAAAGGCCCTGCGTCCCAGAGGGCCCCTCCTCCAGTGACTGTACCCCAATCTACCCAGCCGGCTCAAGTaacagcgccagcagcagcgcaggcTCGCCCTCACGGAATCGTCGAGTCACAAATCATTAGCTCCCAGCTGGCCAATGACCCATATATCTTTGTAGGGAGTGAAAGCGTCCCTACTTTACCCAGCATAATACCACATATGAAGAAGCGATTAAAGAATTATGGATTCGAAGATATTCGCCTCGATAAAACAGGGTTCTACATTGTTTTTCGAAATTCATATACTGGGCGTAGCGAAGCAGAACGATGTTTTCGGGCTGTTAATCACACCGAATTCTTCAACTACAACATGGCTATGCAGCTTTGCTTGCCACGGTCAGCGTATATCGATTCCGCCCCGAGGTCGAGCCCTAGCCCCGAGCGAGCACCGAGAAGAGATCACCGAGCGGAAAAGGCCGAGCAGGAAAGGAGGcgccgagaagaagaggcagatctcgaagaagaaaagaggcagagggCTAAAAATTTTGACCCTGTAATCGCCGCTATGGAGGTTGTTCGGCGTGAAATGACGGAACATCTCATCAGGCATATTCGCACGCAAATCGCAGCTCCTGCGTTGGCCGATTTTCTCGATCCAGCCAAGCATGTTGCCAAGAGACGGAAGCTTAACATCGATCCTATGGAAACAGAAGAGGATGCTTTCGATAGCGGCAGTGTCAGCCCTAAATTGGGGACGCCGAACTCTCGGGCAGACCCTATCGAACGTCGAACTGGCCGTTTGGAGCCCAAAGCCCTCCCAAGAATTCGAAAGAGCAAAACAAAAGGTCTTGCACACCGTAGCACCTTCGTCGATCCTTTTGCGCGGAAACGCGCCTCGGCAGCTCGCGCAGCCTTTCGATCATTACATCACCGTCTCAAAAGCCTGGATAGTGATTTTGAATCTGATGATGATACCGATGCAAGAGTATTGGCAGCGCGAGATACAAGCCACTTGGAATCACGCCCACGGAGTCGCATGAGCACCGATGACGAGGCCTCCAAGGATGATTTTGCTTCCTGGGGCCCCGCCGAAGATGACTCTATGACGGAGGCTAGTCTTGCTATTGACAGTGCGCATATCAAGAAGCGAAAATTGGAAGTTTCAATCGAGGCTGCCTTCAAAAGACAGAAGAAATCCGATGAAGAGTTGTTTGGTGTTAAAATTGACCAGATCGATGCGGAGTTCAAGGTAGTCGAGGACTCGGACGACACTGGTTTGGAGCTGGAAGCAGCTGGAGAGCGGGAAGATTCGGCTGCGCTCGTTGAGGCACCATCCGAAAAGCTGTCCAAGACGAAGTCAGCTAAATCCAAACGGAAATCTATGAAACAGCTGCTCCAGGAACGAGAGACGTCAAAGAAACAGCTAGAAGCGGAATCTCAACTTTCTGATGCGGATGAAGCTGCAGACGAAGTGAAGCCCACAATCGAGGATGTGCCAGAGGCCGATATCGTAATCGAGAAATACGATGAAAAGCTTTTCGCGACCAAGCCaatgacggcggcggcagcactCCCTGACGGATTCAGGCCTGACATTGCATCTTTAACTTCTTTATCCCTGGGTCCCAAGGACGTTCCGGACCTCAGTAGGCTGCTCAAGAGATTTCAGACCGAGGAGATTGGCAATCCCGAGCTATGGCTGTGGAAACGGAATCGCGTCAGGGAGCTCAACACAGCCGATAGCGTTCAGCGCGGCCCAGTCCGCATTGAAGGCTACTACGTGCCGAATGCAAGCGGCTGTGCGCGAACTGAAGGAGCCAATAAAATCTTGAATTCAGAGAAGTCAAAATATCTGCCCCATCACATCAAGGTTCAAAAAGCCAGAGAGGAGCGGGAGGCCAATTCCAAGAAGACGGGGAGAGATGCCACAGCAGCGGCGAATGAAGCTGCCAGACTGGCTGCTGAGAAGCTCATTTCCAAAGGCAATTCCCGAGCCAACCGCGCCACTAATCGACGATACGTCGCAGATCTTAATGaccagaagaagacgctCGGGCAGGACTCGGACGTGTTCAAATTCAACCAGCTTAAGAAGCGGAAAAAGCCTGTCAAGTTTGCCCGCTCTGCCATTCATAACTGGGGCCTATACGCTATGGAGAACATCAATAAAGACGACATGATTATCGAGTATGTGGGTGAGGAAGTTCGACAGCAGATTGCAGAGATTCGGGAGAACCGCTACCTCAAGAGCGGCATTGGCAGTAGTTATCTCTTTCGGATTGATGACAACACAGTCATCGATGCTACGAAAAAGGGAGGCATTGCACGGTTCATCAACCATAGCTGCATGCCAAACTGTACTGCCAAAATTATCAAAGTCGAAGGCAGCAAGCGAATCGTCATCTATGCCCTACGCGATATTGCTATGA ATGAGGAATTAACCTACGACTACAAATTTGAGCGGGAAATCGGCAGTTTGGATCGTATTCCATGCCTATGTGGCACAGCAGCGTGCAAAGGGTTCCTCAACTAA
- a CDS encoding uncharacterized protein (EggNog:ENOG41) has translation MSFHHPFQEAQFDLFDWYPEYQSCVSFFLQRGQHSNEVQAVAAIVNILLPFQQSQASPGPYSPTTSTLNLSSPNTNVSLVPYVRRLVATGFDTAAILHGFFGDSWDAGIGSIHQTERRNYLFAAKSETWLRVKASYDLENGQTVPFLRPLQGVTEEEIQAAEANWSEWLAMQDWMLGPRALSDNGPSHVN, from the exons ATGTCGTTTCATCAT CCTTTCCAGGAAGCACAATTTGATCTTTTCGACTGGTATCCCGAATACCAATCCTGCGTCTCCTTTTTCCTCCAGCGCGGCCAGCATTCAAACGAAGTtcaagctgttgctgcaaTTGTCAACATTCTATTACCGTTCCAACAGAGCCAAGCATCTCCCGGACCTTACAGTCCCACTACATCTACGCTtaatctttcttctcccaacACAAACGTTTCTCTAGTGCCCTACGTCCGCCGTTTGGTTGCCACCGGATTCGACACCGCCGCCATCCTACACGGCTTCTTCGGCGATTCCTGGGACGCCGGCATCGGCTCCATACACCAGACTGAGCGAAGAAACTACCTCTTCGCAGCCAAGAGCGAGACTTGGTTGAGAGTCAAGGCCAGCTACGACTTGGAAAATGGCCAGACGGTACCCTTCCTCCGCCCCCTTCAAGGCGTTACCGAAGAAGAGATACAGGCAGCCGAGGCGAATTGGAGCGAATGGCTCGCCATGCAAGACTGGATGCTGGGACCTCGTGCTCTTTCCGACAACGGCCCTTCTCATGTGAACTGA